In Perca fluviatilis chromosome 11, GENO_Pfluv_1.0, whole genome shotgun sequence, the following proteins share a genomic window:
- the dnai4 gene encoding dynein intermediate chain 4, axonemal isoform X2: MSTSVAKEERKKRRTLVLRPSSRTINISVSGIHGVNQSTRDINSVVGSPSRKSFSLCGGSKVLEKSSIQTQRQAVRVFDDEGNDVTPQPLQHADPAAAQAKASRLFLDELSAGSASDQTTATGSFAMPFSRSILGSSRISSQSTIESMNEEIEDTFSKRDMPINFPDVQGKRDTVKEQVTEDMLKEVIDLYISETDSISLLDIRSTFVSVDADDAEAIMERNNQYAEVCRSRMDNDKYVDQSVQTLNGATKNKQVQSDSIVMVDKATTVTSWDVYDTLISPEQGEKLCSPELGRAQCPEAAVDSGRGAERSVSVGSTASTASAASSLKEVEPLGNSLNAESDLQLIMLSEKFQHCLLVMERSILGNIFQPQLAAYRQLPVIEDPDSPVKPGIGEQREEDAESPRSPAVERLWAFSCELSRGSSVSSMAWNKKNPDLLAVGYGEFGSSNQKPGLVCCWSLKNPTWPERVIRCDSAVTSLDFSSNNPSQLAVGMQDGGIAIYNVKSRDNKACFISSSGCPNRHLDPVWQLRWTQQELSLTGEEKVESLFSVAADGRISKWFVSNNGLDCIDLMKLKKSHNPKKRAGGTTTGKKTESVLSALTPGLCFDFHPTDASVYLVGTWEGLIHKCSCSNSQQFLDTYRKHFCPVNRVTWSPLSPDVFLSCSADWTIQLWKQDHHKPLLGFISTRRTVCDIKWSPKWATVFGAVNEGQLEIWDLNLSVLDPVIVQPAAAGVKMSSLLFAPQTDCVLVGDSDGQVTVYQLRNLCVGDSSQVDILEGILCSAAPG; the protein is encoded by the exons ATGTCTACCTCTGTGgcgaaagaagaaagaaagaagagacgtACTCTGGTTCTAAGGCC CTCTTCTCGAACAATAAATATTTCAGTGTCAGGCATACACGGAGTCAACCAAAGTACAAGAGACATAAACAGCGTCGTCGGTTCCCCGAGCAGGAAAAGTTTCAGCCTGTGCGGTGGCAGCAAAGTTCTGGAGAAGAGCTCCATTCAAACTCAGAGACAAGCTGTTCGG GTGTTTGATGATGAAGGCAATGACGTCACTCCTCAGCCGCTGCAGCATGCAGATCCAGCTGCTGCGCAGGCCAAAGCCAGCAGGTTGTTTCTGGATGAACTGTCCGCTGGATCCGCATCAGATCAGACGACAGCCACTGGGAGCTTTGCTATGCCTTTCTCCAG GTCAATATTAGGAAGCAGCAGAATATCCAGCCAGTCTACCATAGAGTCGATGAATGAGGAGATTGAGGATACATTTTCCAAACGGGACATGCCCATCAACTTCCCAG ATGTGCAGGGGAAAAGAGACACCGTGAAAGAACAGGTGACAGAAGACATGTTGAAAGAGGTCATAGATCTCTACATCTCTGAGACAGACAGCATTTCACTGCTGGACATACGTAGCACCTTTGTGTCAGTGGACGCCGATGACGCAGAAGCTATCAT gGAGAGAAACAATCAGTATGCTGAGGTTTGCAGGAGCAGAATGGACAACGATAAGTATGTGGATCAATCAGTGCAGACGTTGAATGGAGCTACTAAAAACAAACAGGTCCAGAGCGACAGCATTGTCATGGTGGACAAAG CCACGACTGTTACCAGCTGGGATGTGTATGACACTTTGATCAGCCCTGAGCAGGGTGAAAAGCTGTGCAGCCCTGAACTGGGGAGGGCTCAGTGTCCCGAGGCTGCTGTGGACAGTGGCAGAGGTGCAGAGAGGAGCGTGTCAGTGGGCAGCACAGCCAGCACAG CCAGTGCTGCCAGCTCATTGAAAGAAGTGGAGCCGCTTGGGAACAGTTTAAACGCTGAGTCAGACTTGCAGCTGATCATGCTGTCAGAGAAATTCCAACACTGCTTACTAGTGATGGAGAGGAGCATTCTGGGAAACATTTTCCAACCCCAGCTGGCTGCTTACAGACAACTGCCCGTAATAGAAG ACCCAGACAGTCCGGTGAAGCCTGGGATCGgggagcagagggaggaggaTGCCGAGAGCCCCAGATCTCCGGCCGTGGAGCGTCTCTGGGCTTTCAGCTGCGAGCTCAGCCGAGGGAGCAGCGTCAGCAGCATGGCCTGGAACAAGAAGAACCCG GACCTTCTGGCTGTGGGCTATGGTGAGTTTGGCTCCAGTAACCAGAAACCAGGCCTGGTGTGCTGCTGGTCTCTCAAAAATCCCACG TGGCCGGAGCGTGTCATCCGCTGTGACAGCGCTGTGACTTCCCTGGATTTCTCATCCAATAACCCCAGTCAGCTGGCTGTGGGCATGCAAGATGGCGGTATCGCTATCTACAACGTGAAGAGTCGAGACAACAAGGCCTGTTTCATCAGCAGCAG tggaTGTCCTAACAGGCACTTGGATCCAGTGTGGCAGCTTAGGTGGACCCAACAGGAGTTGAGTCTGACAGGAGAAGAGAAGGTGGAATCTCTGTTTTCTGTGGCTGCAGATGGCAGGATCAGCAAGTGGTTTGTCAGCAACAATGGCCTCGACTGCATAG accTGATGAAGCTGAAGAAGAGTCATAACCCAAAGAAGAGGGCTGGAGGGACCACCACAGGGAAGAAGACAGAAAGTGTTCTGTCAGCACTGACTCCTGGTCTGTGCTTTGACTTCCATCCAACA GATGCCAGTGTCTACTTGGTTGGCACATGGGAAGGTCTCATCCACAAGTGCTCCTGTTCCAACAGTCAGCAGTTTCTGGACACGTACAGGAAGCACTTT TGTCCTGTGAACCGCGTCACATGGAGTCCACTCAGTCCAGATGTGTTCCTGAGCTGCTCGGCTGACTGGACCATCCAGCTGTGGAAGCAGGACCACCATAAACCCCTATTAGGCTTCATCTCCACCCGGAGAACGGTGTGCGACATCAAGTGGTCCCCAAAGTGGGCGACAGTATTCGGAGCCGTTAATGAGGGACAGCTGGAGATCTGGGACCTGAATTTAAGCGT CTTGGACCCGGTCATTGTGCAGCCTGCTGCCGCTGGTGTGAAGATGAGCTCCCTGCTGTTCGCCCCCCAGACGGACTGTGTCCTGGTCGGAGACAGCGATGGACAGGTGACCGTCTACCAGCTGAGGAACCTCTGTGTGGGAGACAGCAGCCAG
- the dnai4 gene encoding dynein intermediate chain 4, axonemal isoform X1 — protein sequence MRSKGPQKSEVPQYCSSRTINISVSGIHGVNQSTRDINSVVGSPSRKSFSLCGGSKVLEKSSIQTQRQAVRVFDDEGNDVTPQPLQHADPAAAQAKASRLFLDELSAGSASDQTTATGSFAMPFSRSILGSSRISSQSTIESMNEEIEDTFSKRDMPINFPDVQGKRDTVKEQVTEDMLKEVIDLYISETDSISLLDIRSTFVSVDADDAEAIMERNNQYAEVCRSRMDNDKYVDQSVQTLNGATKNKQVQSDSIVMVDKATTVTSWDVYDTLISPEQGEKLCSPELGRAQCPEAAVDSGRGAERSVSVGSTASTASAASSLKEVEPLGNSLNAESDLQLIMLSEKFQHCLLVMERSILGNIFQPQLAAYRQLPVIEDPDSPVKPGIGEQREEDAESPRSPAVERLWAFSCELSRGSSVSSMAWNKKNPDLLAVGYGEFGSSNQKPGLVCCWSLKNPTWPERVIRCDSAVTSLDFSSNNPSQLAVGMQDGGIAIYNVKSRDNKACFISSSGCPNRHLDPVWQLRWTQQELSLTGEEKVESLFSVAADGRISKWFVSNNGLDCIDLMKLKKSHNPKKRAGGTTTGKKTESVLSALTPGLCFDFHPTDASVYLVGTWEGLIHKCSCSNSQQFLDTYRKHFCPVNRVTWSPLSPDVFLSCSADWTIQLWKQDHHKPLLGFISTRRTVCDIKWSPKWATVFGAVNEGQLEIWDLNLSLGPGHCAACCRWCEDELPAVRPPDGLCPGRRQRWTGDRLPAEEPLCGRQQPGGYSGGHPLLCSSWIALRNRRMYTQAIWVSV from the exons ATGAGAAGTAAGGGTCCTCAAAAATCAGAAGTGCCTCAGTACTG CTCTTCTCGAACAATAAATATTTCAGTGTCAGGCATACACGGAGTCAACCAAAGTACAAGAGACATAAACAGCGTCGTCGGTTCCCCGAGCAGGAAAAGTTTCAGCCTGTGCGGTGGCAGCAAAGTTCTGGAGAAGAGCTCCATTCAAACTCAGAGACAAGCTGTTCGG GTGTTTGATGATGAAGGCAATGACGTCACTCCTCAGCCGCTGCAGCATGCAGATCCAGCTGCTGCGCAGGCCAAAGCCAGCAGGTTGTTTCTGGATGAACTGTCCGCTGGATCCGCATCAGATCAGACGACAGCCACTGGGAGCTTTGCTATGCCTTTCTCCAG GTCAATATTAGGAAGCAGCAGAATATCCAGCCAGTCTACCATAGAGTCGATGAATGAGGAGATTGAGGATACATTTTCCAAACGGGACATGCCCATCAACTTCCCAG ATGTGCAGGGGAAAAGAGACACCGTGAAAGAACAGGTGACAGAAGACATGTTGAAAGAGGTCATAGATCTCTACATCTCTGAGACAGACAGCATTTCACTGCTGGACATACGTAGCACCTTTGTGTCAGTGGACGCCGATGACGCAGAAGCTATCAT gGAGAGAAACAATCAGTATGCTGAGGTTTGCAGGAGCAGAATGGACAACGATAAGTATGTGGATCAATCAGTGCAGACGTTGAATGGAGCTACTAAAAACAAACAGGTCCAGAGCGACAGCATTGTCATGGTGGACAAAG CCACGACTGTTACCAGCTGGGATGTGTATGACACTTTGATCAGCCCTGAGCAGGGTGAAAAGCTGTGCAGCCCTGAACTGGGGAGGGCTCAGTGTCCCGAGGCTGCTGTGGACAGTGGCAGAGGTGCAGAGAGGAGCGTGTCAGTGGGCAGCACAGCCAGCACAG CCAGTGCTGCCAGCTCATTGAAAGAAGTGGAGCCGCTTGGGAACAGTTTAAACGCTGAGTCAGACTTGCAGCTGATCATGCTGTCAGAGAAATTCCAACACTGCTTACTAGTGATGGAGAGGAGCATTCTGGGAAACATTTTCCAACCCCAGCTGGCTGCTTACAGACAACTGCCCGTAATAGAAG ACCCAGACAGTCCGGTGAAGCCTGGGATCGgggagcagagggaggaggaTGCCGAGAGCCCCAGATCTCCGGCCGTGGAGCGTCTCTGGGCTTTCAGCTGCGAGCTCAGCCGAGGGAGCAGCGTCAGCAGCATGGCCTGGAACAAGAAGAACCCG GACCTTCTGGCTGTGGGCTATGGTGAGTTTGGCTCCAGTAACCAGAAACCAGGCCTGGTGTGCTGCTGGTCTCTCAAAAATCCCACG TGGCCGGAGCGTGTCATCCGCTGTGACAGCGCTGTGACTTCCCTGGATTTCTCATCCAATAACCCCAGTCAGCTGGCTGTGGGCATGCAAGATGGCGGTATCGCTATCTACAACGTGAAGAGTCGAGACAACAAGGCCTGTTTCATCAGCAGCAG tggaTGTCCTAACAGGCACTTGGATCCAGTGTGGCAGCTTAGGTGGACCCAACAGGAGTTGAGTCTGACAGGAGAAGAGAAGGTGGAATCTCTGTTTTCTGTGGCTGCAGATGGCAGGATCAGCAAGTGGTTTGTCAGCAACAATGGCCTCGACTGCATAG accTGATGAAGCTGAAGAAGAGTCATAACCCAAAGAAGAGGGCTGGAGGGACCACCACAGGGAAGAAGACAGAAAGTGTTCTGTCAGCACTGACTCCTGGTCTGTGCTTTGACTTCCATCCAACA GATGCCAGTGTCTACTTGGTTGGCACATGGGAAGGTCTCATCCACAAGTGCTCCTGTTCCAACAGTCAGCAGTTTCTGGACACGTACAGGAAGCACTTT TGTCCTGTGAACCGCGTCACATGGAGTCCACTCAGTCCAGATGTGTTCCTGAGCTGCTCGGCTGACTGGACCATCCAGCTGTGGAAGCAGGACCACCATAAACCCCTATTAGGCTTCATCTCCACCCGGAGAACGGTGTGCGACATCAAGTGGTCCCCAAAGTGGGCGACAGTATTCGGAGCCGTTAATGAGGGACAGCTGGAGATCTGGGACCTGAATTTAAGC CTTGGACCCGGTCATTGTGCAGCCTGCTGCCGCTGGTGTGAAGATGAGCTCCCTGCTGTTCGCCCCCCAGACGGACTGTGTCCTGGTCGGAGACAGCGATGGACAGGTGACCGTCTACCAGCTGAGGAACCTCTGTGTGGGAGACAGCAGCCAG